A region of Streptomyces sp. TG1A-60 DNA encodes the following proteins:
- a CDS encoding DUF4193 domain-containing protein, whose protein sequence is MATDYDTPRKTDDDVDSDSLEELKARRNDKSTSAVDVDEFEAAEGLELPGADLSNEELAVRVLPKQQDEFTCMSCFLVHHRSQLAREKNGQPICRDCD, encoded by the coding sequence ATGGCAACGGATTATGACACCCCACGCAAGACCGACGACGACGTCGACTCGGACAGCCTGGAAGAACTCAAGGCTCGCCGGAACGACAAGTCGACTTCCGCCGTGGACGTCGACGAGTTCGAGGCCGCCGAAGGCCTGGAACTGCCCGGCGCCGACCTCTCGAACGAGGAGCTGGCCGTCCGGGTGCTGCCCAAGCAGCAGGACGAGTTCACCTGCATGAGCTGCTTCCTGGTGCACCACCGCAGCCAGCTGGCCCGCGAGAAGAACGGTCAGCCCATCTGTCGCGACTGCGACTGA
- a CDS encoding TrkA family potassium uptake protein, protein MHIVIMGCGRVGSTLAQTLEQQGHTVAVIDQDPTAFRRLGSGFGGRRVTGIGFDRDTLREAGIEEAGAFAAVSSGDNSNIIAARVAREMFGIENVAARIYDPRRAEVYQRLGIPTVATVRWTADQMLRRLLPSGAEPLWRDPTGGVQLAEVYASSAWVGHKISKIQEETGVRVAFLTRLGEAILPTSQTVLQEGDLVHVMMRTDDVEKVEASFTEGPDKEGGH, encoded by the coding sequence GTGCACATCGTCATCATGGGCTGCGGGCGAGTGGGTTCGACCCTCGCCCAGACCCTGGAGCAACAGGGGCACACGGTCGCCGTGATCGACCAGGACCCCACGGCCTTCCGTCGTCTGGGCTCGGGATTCGGCGGCCGTCGCGTCACCGGTATCGGCTTCGACCGCGACACGCTGCGCGAGGCGGGCATCGAGGAGGCGGGCGCGTTCGCCGCGGTCTCCAGCGGTGACAACTCGAACATCATCGCCGCCCGCGTGGCCCGCGAGATGTTCGGCATCGAGAACGTGGCGGCACGGATCTACGACCCCCGCCGGGCCGAGGTCTACCAGCGGCTGGGCATCCCGACGGTCGCCACGGTCCGCTGGACCGCCGACCAGATGCTCCGCCGGCTGCTGCCCTCCGGGGCCGAGCCGCTGTGGCGCGACCCCACCGGCGGCGTCCAGCTCGCCGAGGTGTACGCCTCCTCGGCCTGGGTGGGGCACAAGATCAGCAAGATACAGGAGGAGACCGGCGTCCGCGTCGCCTTCCTCACCCGCCTGGGCGAGGCGATCCTGCCCACCTCGCAGACGGTGCTGCAGGAGGGGGACCTGGTGCACGTGATGATGCGTACGGACGACGTCGAGAAGGTCGAGGCGTCCTTCACCGAGGGCCCCGACAAGGAGGGCGGTCACTGA
- a CDS encoding OB-fold nucleic acid binding domain-containing protein, with protein sequence MSAVPRSEKPAGRFRRMLDRLSSSQQDLESEELREDADTAGCTRICDCHDRQIVTVTGTLRTVTLRPRAGVPALEAELFDGSAALDVVWLGRRSIIGIEPGRKLIASGRVSMSRGRRVLFNPKYELRPLGRE encoded by the coding sequence ATGAGTGCTGTTCCTCGTTCCGAGAAGCCGGCGGGCCGGTTCCGGCGCATGCTCGACCGGCTCTCCTCGTCCCAGCAGGACCTGGAGTCGGAGGAGCTGCGTGAGGACGCGGACACCGCGGGGTGTACGCGCATCTGTGACTGCCACGACCGACAGATAGTGACGGTTACTGGTACCTTGCGCACGGTCACGCTGCGCCCGCGCGCCGGTGTCCCGGCCCTGGAGGCCGAGCTGTTCGACGGTTCGGCCGCCCTGGACGTGGTGTGGCTCGGCAGGCGCTCCATCATCGGGATAGAGCCGGGGCGCAAGCTGATCGCATCCGGCCGGGTCTCGATGAGCCGGGGCCGTAGGGTGCTGTTCAATCCGAAGTACGAACTCAGACCGCTCGGACGGGAGTAG
- a CDS encoding TrkA family potassium uptake protein — protein sequence MRVAIAGAGAVGRSIAGELLENGHEVLLVDKAPTAISVERVPLAEWLLADACEITSLDEAALQRCNVVIAATGDDKVNLVVSLLAKTEYGVPRVVARVNNPKNEWLFNESWGVDVAVSTPRLMSALVEEAVSVGDLVRLLRFSHGDANLVELTLPPESALAGTQVGDVEWPEDTSLVTIIRGTRVLTPTRDDSLEAGDELLFVAAQAREEQLEDLLSVRRDDATS from the coding sequence ATGAGGGTCGCCATTGCCGGAGCCGGCGCGGTCGGCCGCTCGATCGCGGGGGAACTGCTGGAGAACGGCCACGAGGTCCTGCTCGTCGACAAGGCGCCGACCGCCATCTCGGTCGAGCGCGTCCCCTTGGCGGAGTGGCTGCTGGCCGACGCCTGCGAGATCACGTCCCTGGACGAGGCGGCGCTCCAGCGCTGCAATGTCGTCATCGCCGCGACCGGCGACGACAAGGTCAACCTGGTCGTCTCCCTGCTGGCGAAGACGGAGTACGGCGTCCCACGCGTCGTCGCCCGCGTCAACAACCCCAAGAACGAGTGGCTGTTCAACGAGTCCTGGGGCGTGGACGTGGCCGTGTCGACCCCCCGACTGATGTCGGCCCTGGTCGAGGAGGCCGTCAGCGTCGGTGACCTGGTCCGCCTCCTCCGCTTCAGCCACGGCGACGCGAACCTGGTCGAGCTGACGCTGCCGCCGGAGTCCGCCCTGGCCGGCACCCAGGTCGGCGACGTCGAGTGGCCGGAGGACACGTCCCTGGTGACGATCATCCGGGGCACCCGGGTCCTCACCCCGACCCGGGACGACTCCCTGGAAGCGGGCGACGAACTCCTCTTCGTGGCCGCCCAGGCCCGCGAGGAACAGCTGGAGGACCTGCTGTCGGTCCGCCGCGACGACGCGACGAGCTGA
- a CDS encoding inositol monophosphatase family protein yields MRSTVTDQSEQPDRLKAELLEIALEAAHRAGTFLCDGRPDDLGVAATKSSAVDVVTEMDIASEKLITGLLAERRPHDGVLGEEGASVEGTSGVQWVIDPIDGTVNYLYGLPSWAVSIAARVDGETVVGVVHAPVRGETCRAVLGEGAYVNDRPARVRPAPALELALVGTGFGYRAERRARQADVLRELIPQVRDIRRGGSAAIDLCDVAVGRLDAYYERGLNAWDYAAGDLIAREAGALTGGRPAEPLSPDLTIAAPPGLFEALQARLEDLGAWHD; encoded by the coding sequence ATGAGGAGCACCGTGACCGACCAGTCAGAGCAGCCCGACCGGCTGAAGGCCGAACTGCTGGAGATCGCCCTGGAGGCGGCCCACCGCGCGGGGACCTTCCTGTGCGACGGCCGGCCCGACGATCTCGGCGTGGCCGCCACCAAGTCCAGCGCGGTCGATGTCGTCACCGAGATGGACATCGCCTCCGAGAAGTTGATCACTGGCCTGCTGGCCGAGCGCAGGCCGCACGACGGCGTGCTCGGCGAGGAGGGCGCCAGCGTCGAGGGTACGAGCGGTGTCCAGTGGGTGATCGACCCCATCGACGGCACCGTCAACTACCTGTACGGGCTGCCGAGTTGGGCCGTCTCCATCGCGGCCCGGGTGGACGGTGAGACGGTCGTCGGCGTGGTCCACGCCCCGGTGCGCGGCGAGACCTGCCGGGCGGTCCTCGGTGAGGGCGCGTACGTGAACGACCGCCCCGCGCGCGTGCGCCCCGCGCCCGCCCTGGAGCTGGCCCTCGTCGGCACCGGCTTCGGCTACCGCGCCGAGCGCCGGGCCAGGCAGGCCGACGTACTGCGCGAGCTGATCCCGCAGGTACGCGACATCCGGCGCGGCGGCTCGGCCGCGATCGACCTGTGCGACGTGGCCGTGGGCCGCCTGGACGCGTACTACGAGCGAGGTCTGAACGCCTGGGACTACGCGGCGGGTGACCTCATCGCCCGGGAGGCGGGCGCCCTGACCGGTGGCCGCCCCGCAGAGCCCCTCTCGCCCGACCTGACCATCGCGGCCCCACCCGGCCTCTTCGAGGCCCTCCAGGCCCGCCTGGAGGATCTGGGCGCCTGGCACGACTGA
- a CDS encoding HAMP domain-containing sensor histidine kinase, which produces MAATPAPPAAPPKPTWDPQRPQTPFPWLRPTIRIRLTLLYGGMFLIAGILLLSIIYLLAAQAVNTGNAPLFKIVGGTDISVASDKCPAVDADSANVPLTDFNTAIADCIDDQRRVALDTLLSRSLLALLGLAVIAFAFGYAMAGRVLAPLGRITRTARAVAGSDLSRRIELDGPDDELKELADTFDDMLERLQRAFTAQQRFVGNASHELRTPLAINRTLLEVHLSDPNAPAELQQLGKTLLATNERSEQLVEGLLLLARSENQIVERKPVDLAEVASQAIDQVRCEADAKKVEIRGERAAAVVQGNGVLLERIALNLLQNAVRYNVQGVGGWVEVTTELQHGQAVLVVTNTGPVVPAYEIDNLFEPFRRLRTERTGSDKGVGLGLSIVRSVARAHGGHIAAQPREGGGLVMRVTLPV; this is translated from the coding sequence ATGGCCGCTACACCGGCACCCCCCGCGGCGCCGCCCAAGCCCACCTGGGACCCCCAGCGGCCGCAGACTCCCTTCCCGTGGCTGCGACCGACCATCCGGATAAGGCTCACGCTGCTGTACGGCGGCATGTTCCTGATCGCCGGGATCCTGCTGCTGTCGATCATCTATCTGCTGGCAGCCCAGGCCGTGAACACCGGCAACGCGCCGCTGTTCAAGATCGTGGGCGGTACGGACATCAGTGTCGCCAGCGACAAGTGCCCCGCCGTCGACGCCGACTCGGCCAATGTGCCGCTCACCGACTTCAACACCGCGATCGCCGACTGCATCGACGACCAGCGCCGCGTCGCCCTGGACACGCTGCTCAGCCGCTCCCTGCTGGCCCTGCTCGGACTCGCCGTGATCGCGTTCGCCTTCGGCTACGCGATGGCGGGCCGGGTGCTCGCCCCGCTCGGCCGGATCACCCGCACCGCCCGCGCGGTGGCCGGCTCGGACCTGTCCCGGCGTATCGAACTGGACGGTCCGGACGACGAGCTGAAGGAGCTGGCGGACACCTTCGACGACATGCTTGAGCGGCTCCAGCGGGCCTTCACGGCCCAACAGCGGTTCGTCGGAAACGCCTCGCACGAGCTGAGAACACCGCTCGCGATCAACCGCACGCTCCTTGAAGTGCACCTGTCCGATCCGAACGCGCCCGCGGAGCTGCAACAGCTCGGCAAGACGCTGCTGGCCACCAACGAGCGCAGCGAGCAGCTGGTCGAGGGTCTGCTGCTGCTCGCCCGCAGCGAAAACCAGATCGTCGAGCGCAAACCCGTGGACCTCGCCGAGGTCGCCTCCCAGGCCATCGACCAGGTGCGCTGCGAGGCGGACGCCAAGAAGGTGGAGATCCGCGGAGAGCGGGCCGCGGCGGTCGTCCAGGGCAACGGCGTCCTGCTGGAGCGGATCGCCCTGAACCTCCTGCAGAACGCCGTGCGGTACAACGTGCAAGGTGTGGGCGGCTGGGTCGAGGTGACGACGGAGCTCCAGCACGGCCAGGCGGTCCTGGTGGTCACGAACACCGGGCCCGTGGTCCCGGCGTACGAGATCGACAACCTCTTCGAGCCGTTCCGGCGACTGCGTACGGAGCGTACGGGCAGCGACAAGGGTGTGGGCCTCGGTCTGTCGATCGTCCGGTCCGTGGCCCGCGCGCACGGCGGCCACATCGCCGCCCAGCCACGTGAGGGAGGGGGCCTCGTGATGCGGGTGACTCTGCCCGTCTGA
- a CDS encoding DUF3093 domain-containing protein → MQLSASPYEERLTAPRSWWLVCFLVGVSMALILLPFGTLPLLGGLVGGTAAAAVVASSYGSVRVRVVGDSLIAGEAKVPVSALGEPEMLDSEEARAWRTHKADPRAFMLLRAYIPTALRIPVTDPADPTPYLYLSTREPERLAAALEAAKSTA, encoded by the coding sequence ATGCAGCTCTCCGCCTCGCCGTACGAAGAACGCCTCACCGCGCCCCGCTCCTGGTGGCTGGTCTGCTTTCTGGTCGGCGTCTCCATGGCCCTCATCCTGCTGCCCTTCGGCACGCTCCCCCTCCTGGGCGGCCTGGTCGGCGGCACCGCGGCGGCGGCGGTCGTGGCCAGCTCCTACGGTTCGGTGCGCGTCCGCGTCGTCGGCGACTCCCTGATCGCGGGCGAGGCGAAGGTCCCGGTGAGCGCCCTGGGCGAGCCCGAGATGCTCGATTCGGAGGAGGCCCGTGCCTGGCGCACCCACAAGGCCGACCCCCGCGCCTTCATGCTGCTGCGCGCCTACATCCCCACCGCCCTCCGCATCCCCGTCACCGACCCGGCCGACCCGACCCCGTACCTGTACCTGTCGACGAGGGAACCGGAGCGCCTGGCAGCGGCCCTGGAAGCGGCGAAGAGCACCGCGTAG
- a CDS encoding PaaI family thioesterase, which produces MRGTSAALQPPSDATAPVRHPEAPAPGALLGAHYGQCFGCGDEQPHGLHLEARAGEGVSLTAEFTVKPAHQGAPGLAHGGVLASALDETLGSLTWLLRTIAVTGRLETDFVRPVPVGTVLHLQAEVTAVAGRKIYATAQGRIGGPDGPPAVRADALFVEVKVDHFIDHGREEEIQAAMNDPDQARRARAFEVNP; this is translated from the coding sequence GTGAGAGGTACTTCCGCGGCCCTGCAGCCCCCGTCGGACGCCACGGCGCCCGTACGGCATCCCGAGGCACCCGCCCCCGGCGCCTTGCTGGGCGCGCACTACGGGCAGTGTTTCGGCTGCGGTGACGAACAACCCCACGGGCTGCACCTGGAGGCCCGGGCCGGCGAGGGGGTCTCCCTGACCGCCGAGTTCACGGTGAAGCCCGCGCACCAGGGGGCACCCGGCCTGGCGCACGGCGGAGTCCTGGCCAGCGCCCTCGACGAGACGCTCGGCTCCCTCACCTGGCTGCTGCGCACCATCGCGGTGACCGGGCGACTGGAGACCGACTTCGTACGGCCCGTGCCGGTCGGCACCGTGCTGCACCTCCAGGCCGAGGTGACGGCGGTGGCCGGGCGGAAGATCTACGCGACCGCCCAGGGACGCATCGGCGGCCCCGACGGCCCGCCGGCCGTCCGTGCCGACGCGCTCTTCGTCGAGGTGAAGGTCGACCACTTCATCGACCACGGCCGCGAGGAGGAGATCCAGGCGGCCATGAACGACCCGGACCAGGCCCGGCGGGCCCGTGCCTTCGAGGTGAACCCGTGA
- a CDS encoding DUF3159 domain-containing protein: MTSLDKPTEDTQRDVQDAHGAQDGSHDSRAVTEAALFEAFGGVRGMVETVLPGLIFVSIYTINKDLHASALAALGVSVLLVVVRLVMKGTVKHAFSGVFGVAFGVVFAMMTGNAKDFYLPGMLYTLGLGLAYILTTVAGVPLIGLMLGPVFKENLSWRTRNPGRKKAYTKASYAWGAILLGKCAILFPLYWWADTTQLGWVLIALKIPPFLLAVWLTWVFLAKAPAPIDVFAEMEAEERAEKERKAAARSAD; encoded by the coding sequence GTGACGTCGCTCGACAAGCCGACGGAAGACACCCAGCGCGACGTCCAGGACGCCCACGGCGCACAGGACGGCTCGCACGACTCCAGGGCGGTGACCGAGGCCGCGTTGTTCGAGGCGTTCGGCGGCGTGCGCGGCATGGTCGAGACCGTGCTCCCGGGCCTCATCTTCGTCTCCATCTACACGATCAACAAGGACCTGCACGCGTCGGCCCTCGCGGCCCTCGGCGTGTCCGTGCTGCTGGTCGTCGTACGGCTCGTCATGAAGGGCACCGTCAAGCACGCCTTCAGCGGTGTCTTCGGGGTCGCCTTCGGCGTGGTCTTCGCGATGATGACCGGCAACGCCAAGGACTTCTATCTGCCGGGCATGCTGTACACGCTGGGCCTCGGGCTCGCGTACATCCTCACGACGGTGGCGGGTGTGCCGCTGATCGGCCTGATGCTCGGCCCGGTCTTCAAGGAGAACCTGTCCTGGCGGACGCGGAACCCCGGCCGCAAGAAGGCGTACACGAAGGCGAGTTACGCCTGGGGCGCGATCCTGCTCGGCAAGTGCGCGATCCTCTTCCCGCTGTACTGGTGGGCCGACACCACGCAGCTGGGCTGGGTGCTCATCGCGCTGAAGATCCCGCCGTTCCTGCTCGCGGTGTGGCTGACCTGGGTGTTCCTCGCCAAGGCGCCCGCTCCCATCGACGTGTTCGCGGAGATGGAGGCCGAGGAGCGCGCGGAGAAGGAACGGAAGGCCGCCGCCCGCTCGGCCGACTAG
- a CDS encoding response regulator transcription factor, which yields MRVLVVEDEQLLADAVATGLRREAMAVDVVYDGEAALERIGVNDYDVVVLDRDLPLVHGDDVCRKLVELGLPTRVLMLTASGDVSDRVEGLEIGADDYLPKPFAFSELIARVRALGRRTSVPLPPVLERAGIKLDPNRREVFREGSEVQLAPKEFAVLEVLMRSEGAVVSAEQLLEKAWDENTDPFTNVVRVTVMTLRRKLGEPPVIVTVPGSGYRI from the coding sequence GTGCGCGTACTCGTCGTCGAGGACGAGCAACTGCTCGCCGATGCGGTGGCCACCGGACTGCGCCGGGAGGCCATGGCCGTCGACGTCGTGTACGACGGTGAGGCCGCCCTGGAGCGCATCGGCGTCAACGACTACGACGTGGTCGTCCTCGACCGCGACCTCCCCCTCGTCCACGGCGACGACGTCTGCCGCAAGCTCGTCGAACTGGGCCTGCCCACGCGCGTGCTCATGCTCACCGCGTCCGGCGACGTCAGCGACCGCGTCGAGGGCCTGGAGATCGGCGCCGACGACTATCTGCCCAAGCCGTTCGCGTTCAGCGAGCTCATCGCGCGCGTGCGGGCCCTCGGCCGGCGTACGAGCGTGCCGCTGCCGCCCGTCCTGGAGCGCGCCGGCATCAAGCTCGACCCCAACCGCCGCGAGGTCTTCCGCGAGGGCAGCGAGGTACAGCTCGCCCCCAAGGAGTTCGCGGTCCTGGAGGTGCTGATGCGCAGCGAAGGTGCCGTCGTCTCCGCGGAGCAGCTCCTGGAGAAGGCCTGGGACGAGAACACCGACCCGTTCACCAACGTCGTCCGGGTCACCGTCATGACGCTGCGACGCAAGCTGGGCGAGCCACCGGTGATCGTCACCGTGCCCGGCTCCGGCTACCGGATCTGA
- a CDS encoding APC family permease, producing MSKLTDVPKRILIGRALRSDRLGETLLPKRIALPVFASDPLSSVAYAPGEVLLVLSVAGVSAYHFSPWIALAVVVLMFTVVASYRQNVHAYPSGGGDYEVANTNLGPKAGLTVASALLVDYVLTVAVSISSGVENLGSAVPFFVEHKVLCAIGIIVLLTLMNLRGVKESGKLFAIPTYVFVVGVFMMIAWGAFRGLVLDETMRAPTAGLEIKPEHQGLAGFALVFLLLRAFSSGCAALTGVEAISNGVPAFRKPKSKNAATTLALMGFFAVTMFCGIIVLAMATKVRMAENPSIDLLRDGAPVGDSYVQDPVISQVAAAVFGDGTFFFVLLAAATALVLFLAANTAYNGFPLLGSILAQDRYLPRQLHTRGDRLAFSNGIVLLAGAAVLLVWIYGADSTHLIQLYIVGVFVSFTLSQTGMVRHWNRHLSVEKNPAKRRHMVRSRAINAFGAFFTGLVLIVVLVTKFTHGAWVALLGMVIFYATMTAIRKHYDRVAEEIAAPDGPSDDVVRPSRVHSVVLISKIHRPTLRALAYAKLMRSHTLEALSVNVDPAETKALQEEWSRRGIDVPLKVLDSPYREVTRPVIEYVKGLRKESPREAVSVIIPEYVVGHWYEHLLHNQSALRLKGRLLFTPGVMVTSVPYQLASSEVAKRRERKRQEWNAPGSVRRGPAHERPKEPAKVSSKGPSRGSWGSKG from the coding sequence GTGTCCAAACTGACCGACGTGCCCAAACGGATTCTGATCGGGCGCGCCCTGCGCAGCGACCGGCTTGGAGAAACGCTCCTGCCGAAGCGCATCGCACTCCCCGTCTTCGCCTCCGACCCGCTCTCGTCCGTGGCGTACGCACCCGGCGAGGTGCTGCTGGTCCTCTCCGTCGCGGGCGTGTCGGCCTATCACTTCAGCCCCTGGATCGCCCTCGCGGTCGTGGTGCTGATGTTCACCGTGGTGGCGTCGTACCGGCAGAACGTGCACGCGTACCCGAGCGGCGGCGGCGACTACGAGGTGGCGAACACCAACCTCGGCCCGAAGGCCGGCCTCACCGTCGCCAGCGCTCTCCTCGTCGACTACGTGCTCACCGTCGCCGTGTCCATCTCCTCCGGTGTGGAGAACCTCGGCTCGGCCGTCCCGTTCTTCGTCGAGCACAAGGTGCTGTGCGCGATCGGCATCATCGTGCTGCTCACGCTGATGAACCTGCGTGGGGTGAAGGAGTCCGGCAAACTCTTCGCGATCCCGACGTACGTCTTCGTCGTCGGCGTCTTCATGATGATCGCCTGGGGCGCGTTCCGCGGTCTGGTTCTCGACGAGACCATGCGGGCACCCACCGCCGGCCTGGAGATCAAGCCCGAGCACCAGGGCCTCGCCGGATTCGCGCTGGTCTTCCTGCTGCTGCGCGCCTTCTCCTCCGGCTGTGCCGCGCTCACCGGCGTCGAGGCCATCTCCAACGGTGTACCCGCCTTCCGCAAGCCCAAGTCGAAGAACGCGGCCACCACCCTCGCCCTGATGGGCTTCTTCGCCGTCACCATGTTCTGCGGCATCATCGTCCTCGCCATGGCCACCAAGGTGCGGATGGCCGAGAACCCGTCGATCGACCTGCTGCGCGACGGTGCCCCGGTAGGTGACTCCTACGTCCAGGACCCGGTGATCTCACAGGTCGCCGCCGCCGTCTTCGGCGACGGGACGTTCTTCTTCGTCCTGCTGGCCGCCGCCACCGCCCTCGTGCTGTTCCTGGCCGCCAACACCGCGTACAACGGTTTCCCGTTGCTCGGGTCGATCCTCGCCCAGGACCGCTACCTGCCGCGCCAGCTGCACACCCGGGGCGACCGCCTCGCCTTCTCCAACGGCATCGTGCTCCTCGCGGGCGCCGCAGTGCTCCTGGTGTGGATCTACGGCGCCGACTCCACGCATCTGATCCAGCTGTACATCGTCGGGGTGTTCGTCTCCTTCACGCTCAGCCAGACGGGCATGGTCCGGCACTGGAACCGCCATCTGAGCGTCGAGAAGAACCCGGCCAAGCGACGCCACATGGTCCGCTCCCGCGCGATCAACGCCTTCGGCGCGTTCTTTACCGGGCTGGTCCTGATCGTCGTTCTCGTCACCAAGTTCACGCACGGTGCCTGGGTCGCCCTGCTCGGCATGGTGATCTTCTACGCGACGATGACGGCCATCCGTAAGCACTACGACCGGGTCGCCGAGGAGATCGCCGCGCCGGACGGCCCCAGCGACGACGTCGTACGGCCCTCCAGGGTCCACTCCGTGGTGCTGATCTCCAAGATCCACCGCCCCACCCTGCGCGCCCTCGCCTACGCCAAGCTGATGCGCTCCCACACCCTGGAGGCGCTCAGCGTCAACGTCGACCCGGCCGAGACCAAGGCGCTTCAGGAGGAGTGGTCCCGGCGCGGCATCGACGTACCGCTGAAGGTCCTCGACTCGCCGTACCGCGAGGTCACGCGGCCGGTCATCGAGTACGTCAAGGGACTGCGCAAGGAGTCCCCGCGCGAGGCGGTGTCGGTGATCATCCCCGAGTACGTGGTCGGCCACTGGTACGAGCATCTGCTGCACAACCAGAGCGCGCTCCGGCTCAAGGGCCGGCTGCTCTTCACGCCGGGCGTCATGGTGACCTCCGTGCCCTACCAGCTGGCGTCCTCCGAGGTCGCGAAGCGGCGGGAGCGCAAGCGCCAGGAGTGGAACGCGCCGGGTTCGGTGCGGCGTGGTCCGGCGCACGAGCGCCCGAAGGAGCCGGCCAAGGTGTCCTCGAAGGGTCCATCGAGGGGATCCTGGGGCAGCAAGGGCTGA
- the dut gene encoding dUTP diphosphatase → MSGGRAPVDVLIRRVDPEVPLPEYARPGDAGADLRTTESHELQPGERAVLPTGVSIALPEGYAAFVHPRSGLAARCGVALVNAPGTVDAGYRGEIKVIVVNLDPHQPVRFERFDRIAQLVVQQVEKVRFQEVAELPDSARAEGGFGSTGGHAAVGGTTGGNRYASVVSDREGQ, encoded by the coding sequence GTGAGCGGCGGCCGTGCCCCCGTCGACGTTCTGATCCGGCGCGTCGACCCGGAGGTTCCGCTGCCGGAATACGCGCGGCCCGGTGACGCGGGTGCCGATCTGCGCACCACGGAGAGCCACGAGCTGCAGCCGGGCGAACGGGCCGTACTTCCCACGGGAGTGTCCATCGCGCTCCCCGAGGGGTACGCGGCCTTCGTGCACCCACGGTCCGGTCTGGCCGCCCGCTGCGGCGTCGCCCTGGTGAATGCCCCGGGGACGGTTGATGCCGGGTACCGTGGGGAGATCAAGGTGATCGTGGTGAATCTCGACCCGCATCAACCCGTGCGGTTCGAGCGCTTCGACCGGATTGCCCAACTGGTCGTCCAGCAGGTCGAGAAGGTGCGCTTCCAGGAGGTGGCGGAGCTTCCCGACTCGGCGCGGGCCGAGGGGGGCTTCGGGTCCACCGGCGGTCATGCCGCCGTGGGCGGCACAACGGGTGGGAATCGATACGCTTCGGTCGTATCCGACCGGGAAGGACAGTGA
- a CDS encoding DUF3710 domain-containing protein yields MFGRRKKKGSAEDAADAASEAEQVDGVAGDADTEADEGGRERVRLEPEPRPDGPWDSSEVREPGEGRVDLGGVFVPGVDGMELRVEVAGDAIVAATVVLRDSAVQLQAFAAPKREGIWGEVREEIATGITQQGGVIDEVEGPLGWELRAQVPVQLPDGTGGFQVVRFVGVDGPRWFLRGVISGRGAVEPQTAGLLEQIFRDTVVVRGDGPMAPRDPIVLKLPDDAQMVPEGVQQEEQSGSRFSGGMGQLQRGPEITEVR; encoded by the coding sequence GTGTTCGGACGTCGCAAGAAGAAGGGTTCCGCTGAGGACGCGGCGGACGCGGCGAGCGAGGCCGAGCAGGTCGACGGCGTCGCTGGGGACGCCGACACCGAGGCGGACGAGGGCGGGCGGGAGCGCGTACGGCTCGAACCCGAACCCCGCCCCGACGGGCCGTGGGACAGCTCCGAGGTGCGCGAGCCCGGCGAGGGCCGGGTGGACCTCGGCGGCGTCTTCGTGCCCGGAGTCGACGGCATGGAGCTGCGGGTCGAGGTCGCCGGTGACGCGATCGTCGCGGCGACCGTCGTGCTGCGCGACAGCGCGGTCCAGTTGCAGGCCTTCGCCGCGCCCAAGCGCGAGGGCATCTGGGGCGAGGTCCGCGAGGAGATCGCCACCGGCATCACCCAGCAGGGCGGTGTCATCGACGAGGTCGAGGGCCCGCTGGGCTGGGAGCTGCGCGCCCAGGTGCCGGTGCAGCTGCCGGACGGCACGGGCGGCTTCCAGGTCGTCCGGTTCGTCGGTGTGGACGGGCCCCGCTGGTTCCTGCGCGGGGTGATCTCCGGCCGGGGAGCGGTGGAGCCGCAGACCGCCGGGCTGCTGGAGCAGATCTTCCGTGACACGGTCGTCGTCCGCGGCGACGGCCCCATGGCTCCGCGCGACCCGATCGTCCTGAAGCTGCCCGACGACGCCCAGATGGTCCCCGAGGGCGTCCAGCAGGAGGAGCAGAGCGGTTCCCGTTTCTCCGGCGGCATGGGACAACTGCAGCGCGGACCGGAGATCACCGAGGTCCGCTAG